A genomic region of Gemmata massiliana contains the following coding sequences:
- a CDS encoding ADP-ribosylglycohydrolase family protein, translating to MKIWESHAPGADRFAGCLLGLAVGDAVGAPYEGLTHADIFFQFGTPDKLVTNPSGDTLHYTDDTEMMIGVAETLAECGRIDETRLCRAFAENYHPERGYGQGARRVIEAMARGEDYRPLAANIFPGGSFGNGAAMRVAPVGLVFADTVDELWEQARLSALPTHTHPLGIEGAQALAHATALALHTTTFNRKQFYRELLARATTEEFRWHIATAAKLKPGDSLSGLGSTLHAHRSVVTAIACFAATPGDFEMAIARAIGLGDDTDTVAAMAGSLVGAFAGVRAIPAALLEKLEDGPAKGRAHISRLAIELLARYEQRRATTAS from the coding sequence ATGAAAATCTGGGAGAGCCACGCTCCCGGCGCCGACCGCTTCGCCGGGTGCTTGCTCGGATTGGCCGTCGGGGACGCGGTCGGCGCGCCCTACGAAGGGCTGACGCACGCGGACATCTTCTTCCAGTTCGGCACGCCCGATAAGCTCGTCACGAACCCGTCCGGCGACACGCTCCATTACACTGACGACACCGAAATGATGATCGGCGTGGCGGAGACGCTCGCCGAGTGTGGTCGCATTGACGAAACGCGACTGTGTCGGGCGTTCGCGGAGAACTATCACCCGGAACGCGGGTACGGTCAGGGCGCGCGGCGCGTCATCGAAGCAATGGCACGCGGCGAAGACTACCGCCCGCTCGCGGCGAACATCTTTCCCGGTGGCTCGTTCGGCAACGGGGCCGCGATGCGCGTCGCTCCCGTCGGATTGGTGTTCGCAGACACCGTGGACGAGTTGTGGGAGCAGGCGCGACTCTCCGCGCTACCGACGCACACGCACCCGCTCGGCATCGAGGGCGCACAGGCGCTCGCCCACGCGACCGCACTGGCGCTGCACACGACCACCTTCAATCGCAAGCAGTTCTACCGCGAACTGCTTGCCCGTGCGACAACCGAAGAGTTCCGCTGGCACATTGCGACGGCCGCCAAATTGAAGCCGGGCGATTCGCTATCGGGGTTGGGGAGCACGCTGCACGCACACCGCTCGGTCGTCACGGCGATCGCGTGCTTTGCGGCCACTCCGGGTGACTTCGAGATGGCAATCGCTCGGGCAATCGGCCTGGGTGACGACACGGACACCGTTGCGGCGATGGCCGGCTCACTGGTCGGGGCGTTTGCGGGAGTGCGTGCAATTCCAGCGGCTCTGCTGGAGAAACTCGAAGACGGACCCGCGAAGGGCAGGGCACACATCTCGCGGTTGGCTATAGAACTGCTTGCTCGGTACGAG
- the rpsT gene encoding 30S ribosomal protein S20 encodes MPHTASAWKRLRKSEKRRRQNRAAAKKLKGQRKEVAAAIIGTDATKSATEVKSTQAMLDRAATKGYIHKNKAARLKSRLVKRLRAAATKTAPAAK; translated from the coding sequence ATGCCTCACACAGCTAGCGCGTGGAAGCGCCTCCGCAAATCCGAAAAGCGCCGCCGCCAGAACCGGGCTGCGGCCAAGAAGCTCAAGGGCCAGCGCAAGGAAGTCGCCGCCGCGATCATCGGCACCGACGCGACCAAGTCGGCGACCGAGGTCAAGTCGACGCAGGCGATGCTCGACCGCGCCGCGACCAAGGGGTACATCCACAAGAACAAGGCCGCCCGGCTCAAGTCGCGCCTCGTGAAGCGCCTCCGCGCCGCCGCGACCAAGACCGCTCCGGCCGCGAAGTAA
- the tsf gene encoding translation elongation factor Ts, with the protein MPAVTPLMVKQLRDRTDQPMGLCKQALDENGGEMEKAIDWLRERSKGVTAKREGNETAEGRVGAFVDNAAKVAAIVEMRCESAPSAKSDQFIALANDLAKAAAASKAADAPALLVEPLGGTGTVQDRINDVVGVIREKMVLHRFQRLEGGVYGAYVHHDGTVGVLIECKGGAANDELLRDVAAHIAALNPPYAITTDVPSDVVEKEKGLVKADMDADPKNNGKPANILEKIAEGKLRTRLSEIVLSEQPMANAGKYPNTSVGAALKKAGLEPVRFVRFKVGAVAL; encoded by the coding sequence ATGCCAGCCGTAACGCCGCTGATGGTTAAGCAGCTCCGTGACCGGACCGACCAGCCGATGGGTCTGTGCAAGCAGGCGCTGGACGAAAACGGCGGGGAGATGGAGAAAGCCATCGACTGGCTGCGTGAGCGCAGCAAGGGCGTGACCGCGAAGCGCGAGGGGAACGAAACCGCTGAGGGGCGGGTCGGCGCGTTCGTTGACAACGCCGCGAAGGTGGCCGCGATCGTCGAAATGCGGTGCGAGAGCGCGCCCTCGGCTAAGAGCGACCAGTTCATCGCGCTGGCCAACGACCTCGCGAAGGCCGCCGCGGCCAGCAAAGCCGCGGACGCGCCCGCGCTGCTCGTCGAACCGCTCGGCGGAACCGGCACCGTCCAGGACCGCATTAACGACGTCGTCGGCGTGATCCGCGAGAAGATGGTGCTGCACCGCTTCCAACGGCTCGAGGGTGGCGTTTATGGCGCCTACGTTCACCACGACGGCACCGTCGGCGTGCTGATCGAGTGCAAGGGCGGCGCGGCGAACGACGAACTGCTCCGCGACGTGGCGGCCCACATCGCGGCCCTCAACCCGCCGTATGCGATCACTACGGACGTCCCGTCCGACGTGGTCGAAAAGGAAAAGGGCCTCGTCAAGGCGGACATGGACGCCGACCCGAAGAACAACGGCAAGCCCGCGAACATCTTGGAGAAGATCGCCGAGGGCAAGCTCCGCACCCGTCTGTCCGAAATCGTGCTGAGCGAACAGCCGATGGCGAACGCGGGCAAGTACCCGAACACGAGCGTCGGCGCCGCACTGAAGAAGGCCGGCCTGGAACCGGTGCGGTTCGTTCGCTTCAAGGTCGGCGCGGTGGCCTTGTAA